ATCTTGTCGTGCAGTGGTTTGACGTTGATCTTTGCCTTGGTTGCTGTCTTCGTTGCCATCGATGTCTTTCTCCGAATGAAAAACCAGTGTGTTGCGTGCGTCGATCACTGCCCGGTGTTCGGATCGACGCACGCGCGATCCGACCGGGAGTGATGTCGTTATGCTGTCGAGCTTCCCGGCCAGCGCCCCGCGTAATAACGCGACAGGCATCGGCGGAGCACTTCCAGCAGAATCTCGGTATCGGTCGGTGTGGTGGGGCGGTCCACGACTGCGAACGCGCCGGAGCGCAACGCTTCGGTGACCTCGCGACGATCGTCGCGCGCCGAGTGTGCTTGTTTCACAATGACGGTTGGCGGCGGCGACGGCAGGCGCGACAGATAGCGCAGCAGCTTCAATCCGCCCGTATGCACATGACCAGACGCGCCCTGCTCGTGCATGGGGAGCCCGAGGTCGACAATCGCGATATGGATGGGCGACTGTTCGAGCAGTTGTGCTGCCTGGTCACCACAATGGGCTCGCAAGGCTCGCACACCCATCGGCGCGAGCAGTTGCGGGAGCGCGTCAGCCCACGAGTCGGAACGCCAGCCGGTGTAGGTCAGCAGCAGGTTGAGTCGCGGCATCATGCCCTGGGTCTGGTTTGGTCCGGGCACGGGGCAACTGTGCCCATTGTGGGCAGAGAACTGCTCGCCTGACTGTGGACCAATGGCCACCATGCCATCGGAATCTGCAACCGGCGTGCCTGTTTGATTTCGAAGGGCTTCCAATGATCGCACACGGGTAGTTGAACAGGGGCCAAATTCGCCTGTGTTTTGACGAAAACGAGGCAGAACCGACAGGAAGTGCGGTGGTCTGCTGGGATGGATGGGTATCAAGACGCACGAATCCAGCTAGGAAGTGTCAGTTTGGCAGGCGCAGGATTGCTTCAAAGAACTGTCAGATCAATGAGAGACGGGCTGAGAATGGACGGGTTTCGTTCGTGCGGGCTCTATGATGCTGGATGGACCCGCTCTCGATTGTCTTTGGTGTGATCGCGCTCGTATTGCTTGGCGTGAGCGTGTGGCTGATGCTCGATCGTGCTAAGGCGAGAGAAAATCTTGCCCGCAGCGATGAAGTTCTAAGTGCTGCAAAGTCAGCTCTTGCAAGTCGCGAAGTCGAACTGAAGGAACTGGTTTCTCGACAGCAGCAGAGTGAGGGTGCGAAAGTCGATCTGGAACGGCAGCTGGCGACCGAAAAGGCTGAACGTAGAAACGAAGTGCAGCGCATTCAGGATCTCAGTGCAAAGGACTTAGAGTCAGCTCAACGAGAGCGCGAGCAACTAAAAGCAGATATTGAGAAAATGAACGAGCAACTGACCCAACGGTTCCGTGCTCTTGCTGGCGAAGTTCTTGACAACTCTCGAAAAGCACTAGCTGAGCATCATGATGTGCAATCGAAGTTGGCTGGCACAGAGCTAGTAAAACGTGAGAAGGCATTTCTTGATCTGTTGAAGAAGAACGAAGACAGGATCAAGACGTTTGACGAGGCACGTATCAAAGGGGAATCTCAAATTGCTCAACAGCTTGAGCATCAGATCGCGGCAACACTGCAACTGGGGGACAAGACTGAGCGCTTTACTAAAGCCATGTACCGCCCAGAGGTGCGGGGCAAGTACGGTGAGGTGCAGTTAAGAACAATGCTGGAGAAGGCAGGCTTAAAGAGTTACTGTGATTTTAAAGAACAGTTCACAGTTCAGGGTGAACGTACAACTGCTCGACCCGATGTAGTTGTCAGTCTTCCCAATGAGCGAGTGATCGTTATTGACGCAAAGGCTAACTATGACGGATATATGAATGCAGCAAATGCGGATGATCCTGAAGAGCAGGAGCAGCATCTGAAGCAGTTTGACAGGAACTTTTCCGATCAGATCAAGTCTTTGTCTAAGAAGTCTTACGAGAACCTCGTAAAGGGATCAATTGATTATGTGGTAATGTTTGTTCCTGGTGATCAGGTTCTTGACACAGCATTGCGGCGACAACCTGATCTTATTGATCGAGCGCAAGATATGCATGTGGTACTTGCAAGCCCGGCTTCCTTGATCTGTCTTCTGAATGCGGTTGCACTTGGTTGGCGCGAGAAGCAGCTTGCAGAAAATATGCATGAACTGCAAGAGCTTGGTAAGGATCTTTATGAAAGGGTCACAATCGCTATGAAGCATCTTGTTGATTGCGGAAAATCGCTTGATAGTGCTGTATTTAGCTACAACGCATTTGTCGGTAGCGCCAAGTCGCGCATGGTTCCAATGATGCGAAGATTTGAGCAGCAGCAGCTTGTAAAAGGGAAAGACAAGTTTAAGATGCCTAAAGAGATTGAAGACGAGGCAAGGGAACTACTACTTCCAGAAATAGACTCGTCCGAAGATCCAATAGCTGATGACCTAGACGATGGGAACTGATTTAACTAACCGTTTGTCTGCGTGAATGTGGAGTGCCCCGCGAGTCCGCATGCGACGACATCACCGTGGTTGAAATCGCTCGCCTGCTGGCGAGCATCGGTGAGCGTGCAGTGGAACGGCACACCCGCATCAATCACGACGACGTTGCGCGACGGATCGGTCGAGACGACGCGCCCCTGGATTCGCCGCGGTTTGCCGATGACGGGGTCGATGTACTTGCCGCCGGTGCGGACCACGTCGACGCGCTTCGCCTGCGCGTGGATGGTGCCGATACACCGCTTGCCGACGGGCGTGCTCACACCAGCCGCGCAGACAAGATGCATCTGGTACGAGGTGTTGGGGTAGGTCATCACGACCAGGGCGGGCTGTGTCGCGGTGGCGTTCACAGTGCCTGCGAACGTGCCTCGGGCGAGTGCGGGGTCGATCTGCGTGGTCGGGGCGGGGTGGATCATGGCTGACATTATCCCTGCTGGGTGCAATGTTCGAGTGTTGGAACCGTATCGGCTATCGGCAGTGTGACATTCCGAGGCTGGTCGCCCATGCGCAGGAAGTTCGCCAGCAGTGCGTGCCCGCACGGTGTCATGAAGCTCTCGGGATGGAACTGGACTCCGAGTAATGGCTGCTTGTCTGGATCATTCCACTCACGAGCCAGTCCCATGACGAGGCGTGTCGTCGAGCCGTCGGTGTTCGTCTGGTCGAGCCACGCGTTGACGCGCCACGCTCCGTGCTCGTCTGGTTCCGGCACGTCTCTCGCATCAATCGCCAGCGAGTGGTATCGCGCGACGATCATGGGCGATTCGATATCAGCAAAGATGCCCGAGCCATCGTGGTCGATCTCGCTGGTCATGCCGTGAACCGGCTCGTCGTACTGCTGCACGGGCATGCCATGGATCGCGCCGATGCACTGATGCCCGAGACACACGCCGAGGATGCTGATCTTTCCAGCACACGCACGGACGATGTCGTTGGAAGCGCCAGCTTCATCAGGCGTGCACGGTCCGGGTGAGAGAACAACGTGGGAGAGACCGCGGTGGCGCATCGCCAGCACGTCAGCCGCTGCGATCTCGTCGTTTCGCACAACGACGAGCGAGGTGCCTATGCGCAACGACGGATCGACCTCCGCAAGCCGGTGCACAAGGTTCCATGTGAAGGAATCGTGGTTGTCAATGACGAGAATCACGGGCAAGTGTAGTGCGGGTTGTGACGTTGCAGGGCGGTTGGGGATGGAGGAGAGGGAATGAACCACGGAGACGCGCAGACACAGAGGGAAGGTTGAAACGTGACTCCTTGATAAGGGACCGCTCCGCGGCCACTCCATCTTTACTGGTTGCGGTCTTTGGTGTAATGGTTAGGTTAGGCTTGCCATGATTTGATTCTTCACGGACATCCTTCCGCGAACTTGTTGCCGAAGCAGATAAAGTCGAAGATATTCATTCTTCCGTCGTTGTCGCAGTTGGCGTACACGGTTCTCTGGCTGAACTGCTCAGCAAAGCAGAAGTAATCGAGGACATTGAGCTCATCATCGCCGTTGCAATCCGCATAGCAGAACGCGGGAAGTGTTGCAAAGAAGGGTCGATACTCAAGCTGCGTTCCAGTCCAGCGAGCAGCAATACCCGCCATCATCGTGCCATCGAAGCTGATCGTGTCGATGGTCCAGAGCTGCCATTCTCCGGTCGAGATGCCATACTCCTCAAAGAGCACATCCTGGAGATACCGCGCACCATTTACCGGGTCCCAGATAGTTGCTCCGTTGAGGAGAGGAGGTGGCCCAGCGTTCCCAGTTACACCGACGACGCGCCAGCCATCACCGCTGACCATATCTGTACGACCGCCAGCCACAACAGACGGGATGTGGTATGCTTGCCATCCGTGATATTCTGTCCAGCGAGAAAATGCAACAGTACATATGAAATCCGGTGTTGTTTGTCCAACACCAACTCGTCCGTCAGCCGAGGAACCAAGAATCCTGCTAAAAGAACCACATCCCGGGAGATCACCGAGAAACTCCCACCCAATACCTTCTCGCCAACGTACAGCTTCGAGTCCCCCAGTCAAAACATTTCCTGCACTACCAAGAATGGTATATGGCACATTCACGTCGGCTGGCCCAGTTATGAGGGCGCCAGGTGGTCCCCCTAAGTTTTTCAGTGTATTGCCATCAAAGAGAAAAGGGACATCGGCACCAGAACCATTGTCAATGAGTTGTCCCGTAAATATATAGCCATACTCAGCATCAGAGACATCAGTTGCAATTGCTTCTTCATAAGGCTGTGGAGTCTCAAAGAGGAGAAATGGTCCTTCGCCATCAATCCAAGCCACAGGCATCTTTGGTGTGTAGTTTGGCGGCGCTGCCAAAGACCCAGAAATATAACGCCCGTCCCTCGAAGTTCCATTCGCACTGGCAATCCAATCAGCACCGGGCTTCGGAAGTACATTCCATCCCTTTTGTTGTGACCATGTAACACCAGACGCAGAAGTTAGATTCGCATCGATAAAAGTCCCAACAGCAGTTCCAGAATCGGTGACTGTAAAAAAACCAAACTGTAGAGTGCTGAGAGACGGCGGCAGGTTGTCCATAAGCACGAGAGAAGCTTGCTGGGCTGATGCAGTTGTGCTCAGCATCAGCAGCACGCACAAGCCCCAGCCGCATCTTTCGAAGCGGCTGGAGCGTGTCCTGCCTTTGAAGGAACAATGATTCACGGGCATCCTTCAGCGAACTTGTTGCCGAAGCAGATAAAGTCGAAGATATTCATTCTTCCGTCGTTGTCGCAGTTGGCATAGATGCTCTGCTTGTTGTACTCGTCGATGAAGCACAGGTAGTCCCAGATATCCAGTTCCTTGTCGGCGTTGCAATCGGCGTAACAGAACGCTGGTAGCTTCGCAAGAAACGCTTCTAGCTCGTTACTCTCATTGCTGCCAAGTCCAGCGATGTACTCACCGTTATCCGAGATTGCTAGTACAGACCCTAAGTTCAGCCAATTAACGAAGACGCCATGCTGAACTTCAAGGATTTCTCGCAGTGATACCCAGCCATCACGTGGATTCCAGATTGCCGCACCGTAAGCATCCTGCTTGTCACCTAAAATGAAGCCATCATCGGACATAGCTTGAATTCCAGCACCTTGCCCGAGGTCCTGCCATCCATGAAAACGAGTCCAGCGGATATTATGCATCGCGTTGCTCGCATCGAGAGAACGTCCACACGCGACACGCCCATCTGCCGAAGAATCGGAAAAACTTGCGAAATACGGTGGTACTCCCGAGAGGTCAGCGAGAGTTTCCCAAGTATTTCCTCGTCGCCAGATTGCGCCTTCCTGCCCCAAAGCAGTTTGTGCCGCCCCGAAGCCAATCAATCCGTCGTTCGATATGCCGCCCAACGAAGCAGGACCGCCACCGGTAATGCTCCCTGTACCTCCAGGGATGCCTCCAAGGAAAGCGAACTGCTTTAAGTCATTGAGCATGAACATTTCGTTCCCGCTCTGGAGTATCATATATGTGCCGATAATCGTGGTTCCGTCGGGCGTGATATTGGTAGCAATAGCATGGTGGTTTGGCATGAGTTCGATGAGATTGTGTGGCTTGCGGTCAATCCAGATAACAGGATTGTTCATTGTATTGACGACCTGTCCAACCAAGTAGTTTCCTGTGGCGTCAGCATCATATGCAACAATAGCAATGTCATTAGCTCCAAATCCTTGAAGAAGTTCATGTCCGCCATTGAGCGTCCAAGTGTAACCTAAATCGCGCGCAGGATTCGTTGTTGCCAACAAGCCAAGAACTGTTCCATTATTTGTAACATGAAGTGGATAATCAAACGAAACAGGTTCGCTGACAGGATACTGTCTTCCCATCGGGTAGAACGCCGCTTGCTGGGCTGATGCAGTTGTGCTCAGCATCAGCAGCACGCACAAACCCCAGCCGCATCTTTCGAAGCGGCTGGAGCGTGTCCTGCCTTTGAAGGAACAATGATTCACGGACATCCTTCAGCGAACTTGTTTCCGAAGCAGATAAAGTCGAAGATATTCATTCTTCCGTCGTTGTCGCAGTTGGCGTACACGGTTCTCTGGCTGAACTGCTCAGCAAAGCAGAAGTAATCGAGGACATTGAGCTCATCATCGCCGTTGCAGTCCGCATAGCAGAACGCGGGAAGTGTTGCAAAGAAGGGTCGATACTCGAGCTGTGTTCCAGTCCAGCGAGCAGCAATACCCGCCATCATCGTGCCATCGAAGCTGATGGTGTCGATGGTCCAGAGCTGCCATACTCCGGCCGAGATGCCATACTCCTCAAAGAGCACATCCTGGAGATACCGCGCACCATTTACCGGGTCCCAGATAGTTGCTCCGTTGAGGAGAGGAGGTGGCCCAGCGTTCCCAGTGAACCCGACGACGCGCCAGCCATCTCCACTCACCTGCTCTGCTCTTCCTCCAACAATGTTTCCTGGGATGTGGTACCACTGCCATCCGTGATATTCGGTCCATCGCGAAAAAGCCTGGGTGCAGATAAGTCCCGGTGTCGCCTGTCCAACACCAACGCGAGCGTCGGAAGAGGCGCCAAGCACGCGGCTAAAGGAAAAACAGCCGGGCAGGTCTCCAAGAAACTCCCACCCAATACCTTCTCGCCAACGTACAGCTTCAAGACTTCCTGTCAGAATGTTTCCGCTCGTGCCAAGAAACGCCCCGGGAGTATTGATGTCAGCGATATTCGTGTTTCCGCCTTGTGGGCTGCCAAGATTGGTGATCTTCTCCCCGTCAAACAGGAACGGGACATCAGCGCCCGGACCATCGTCGATGAGCAGCCCCTCAACAATATAACCATATTCTGCGTCTGAGACGTCAAGCGCAAATGCTTGATCGTATGGTTCAGGCGGTTCGAAGAGCACAAAGGGTCCCTCGCCATCGATCCACACTATCGGCATCGCTGGCGACAAGTTCGGGGGGGGAGCAGCAACCCCAGTGATGTATCTTCCGTCTCGTGAAGTTCCTTGAGCCGAAACATTCCATTCCGGTCCCGGCTTTGGCAGCAGTGTCCAACCCTTCTGTTGTGACCATGTGATTCCGGTCCCAATGGGAGCTGATTGTTCAACAGAAGTTCCAATGACGGTTCCGTCATCCGTGAGAGACAAAAATCCGACCTCGTAGGAGAGGAGATTGGGCGGCAGGTTGTCCATAAACACGAGAGAAGCTTGCTGGGCTGATGCAGTTGTGCTCAGCATCAGCAGCACGCACAAACCCCAGCCGCATCTTTCGAAGCGGCTGGGAGAACTTGTTCTTCCAGCATGATCTAGCGACATTCAGCACACTCCATCTCCAGAGTGTACTTCATCTGTCAAGGTCCGGTTTCATCATTACGACACTGGATTTTGAGAGCATGGTCATGGTCACATAAGCGTGATCATGGCACCCTTTATTCTCTCGTGCCTTCGTGTCTCTGTGGTTCAACCCTTCTCACAGGCGTCTGTGGCCATACGAGAGCTCAGTCCAGCCAGTCCTTCTCTGCAAGACGCTCGGGGACATATGTTTCTGTGACGTAGCTGATGTCCTTGGTGATGAGCGATTCCACTTCCATCTTGAACCCGTTGGAGAGCATCTTCTTGATCTCAGCCTGCCAGTTCTTCTTGTCCTTGAACCACGGATACTCCATGATCTGCTTGGCTCGCTTGATGTCGCGGTCGTTGAGCGCGATCTGCACGTCGTCCGAGAGCGAGCATCGTTCGTAGTCCTTGGCGCGGATCCCCATGAACTTCGCGTCGGGGATCGCAAGGCGCTCAGACTCAAACGCGAGACTGATCGAGCCCTGTTTGATGACGCTGTAGATGTAGTGCCCCCACGGATCACAATCGAGCAGGCAGTAGATTGGAAGCCCGAGTTCCTTGTTGAATCGGTGGAGAAGTCTTCGCACGCCGCGCGTCGGCTGGCCCGATCCTTCAGTCAGGATGCAGTTGTGCTTCTGCCAGAACTTGTCCTCGTTGAACCGTCCCCAGACGGTGTCCTTCTCGACATGGAGCACAAACTTCGCATCGCACTTCTTGAACTGGATGATGTCCGGCTCGACGATCGACGGGATCGAGTATCCGCCCGAACCCATGCGCCGGCAGTCGATCTCGTCGCCCGAGTCAATGATCGTGATGTTTCCGACCATCGACCCGCGTTTCTTCGCGTAGATATTCAGTTCTTCTCGCAATGACCCGAGCGAAACCTCGATGTCCTCGAGGATGCCATCGGATTCGGTCTGGTCAGAGAATGTTTTCTCGCCCTTGGTGCCCTGGATCGTGTGCAGACTTTTGTAGAACATACCACGAAGGCTGAGCGACTTGTCCTCGTGCAGCAGATCACGAATGCTCGACGCGTGCAACATTGTCTGCATGAACAGACGCGCCTGTTTCAGATCGAACAGCCTGCGTTCCTGCGTTGCGTCGCCCATCTGCAGGATGCGCCGTGACGTATTCCATCGAGTGTTACTCGCAGCTCGGGTCGGGATCTCGATGCGCGGCTCAATACCCCCAACACTCGACTCGACAACCCGTTCCGCGAGGGAGACGAGCTTTGCCTCTGTGTGCTCATTGCGTTCTGCGCGAGAAGAAGCCTTGCGATTGACATTCTTCTTCGCCACTTTCTTCGCGACGGTCTTCTTTGTGGGAGCTTTCTTTGCCACGCCGATCTCCTGATAGGTGTACAGCACGTCAAACGTAGC
Above is a genomic segment from Phycisphaeraceae bacterium containing:
- a CDS encoding DNA topoisomerase IV subunit A — translated: MERFFIPVPSVQSVLRLQLLLGAATFDVLYTYQEIGVAKKAPTKKTVAKKVAKKNVNRKASSRAERNEHTEAKLVSLAERVVESSVGGIEPRIEIPTRAASNTRWNTSRRILQMGDATQERRLFDLKQARLFMQTMLHASSIRDLLHEDKSLSLRGMFYKSLHTIQGTKGEKTFSDQTESDGILEDIEVSLGSLREELNIYAKKRGSMVGNITIIDSGDEIDCRRMGSGGYSIPSIVEPDIIQFKKCDAKFVLHVEKDTVWGRFNEDKFWQKHNCILTEGSGQPTRGVRRLLHRFNKELGLPIYCLLDCDPWGHYIYSVIKQGSISLAFESERLAIPDAKFMGIRAKDYERCSLSDDVQIALNDRDIKRAKQIMEYPWFKDKKNWQAEIKKMLSNGFKMEVESLITKDISYVTETYVPERLAEKDWLD
- a CDS encoding response regulator, whose protein sequence is MRSLEALRNQTGTPVADSDGMVAIGPQSGEQFSAHNGHSCPVPGPNQTQGMMPRLNLLLTYTGWRSDSWADALPQLLAPMGVRALRAHCGDQAAQLLEQSPIHIAIVDLGLPMHEQGASGHVHTGGLKLLRYLSRLPSPPPTVIVKQAHSARDDRREVTEALRSGAFAVVDRPTTPTDTEILLEVLRRCLSRYYAGRWPGSSTA
- a CDS encoding aminodeoxychorismate/anthranilate synthase component II, which encodes MILVIDNHDSFTWNLVHRLAEVDPSLRIGTSLVVVRNDEIAAADVLAMRHRGLSHVVLSPGPCTPDEAGASNDIVRACAGKISILGVCLGHQCIGAIHGMPVQQYDEPVHGMTSEIDHDGSGIFADIESPMIVARYHSLAIDARDVPEPDEHGAWRVNAWLDQTNTDGSTTRLVMGLAREWNDPDKQPLLGVQFHPESFMTPCGHALLANFLRMGDQPRNVTLPIADTVPTLEHCTQQG
- the rmuC gene encoding DNA recombination protein RmuC, with translation MDPLSIVFGVIALVLLGVSVWLMLDRAKARENLARSDEVLSAAKSALASREVELKELVSRQQQSEGAKVDLERQLATEKAERRNEVQRIQDLSAKDLESAQREREQLKADIEKMNEQLTQRFRALAGEVLDNSRKALAEHHDVQSKLAGTELVKREKAFLDLLKKNEDRIKTFDEARIKGESQIAQQLEHQIAATLQLGDKTERFTKAMYRPEVRGKYGEVQLRTMLEKAGLKSYCDFKEQFTVQGERTTARPDVVVSLPNERVIVIDAKANYDGYMNAANADDPEEQEQHLKQFDRNFSDQIKSLSKKSYENLVKGSIDYVVMFVPGDQVLDTALRRQPDLIDRAQDMHVVLASPASLICLLNAVALGWREKQLAENMHELQELGKDLYERVTIAMKHLVDCGKSLDSAVFSYNAFVGSAKSRMVPMMRRFEQQQLVKGKDKFKMPKEIEDEARELLLPEIDSSEDPIADDLDDGN